A single Acidaminococcus sp. DNA region contains:
- a CDS encoding IS110 family transposase — protein sequence MIYVGIDVSKDKHDCCILDPEHKSRYKQFTITNDWEGFDFLLKQICSYKQPAENIKVGLEATGPYSENITRFLLNNGLPTYVFNPMMTDQYKKSHSLRKTKTDRIDAHFIACMFMSDLDLKPYVPKEYHNERLMSLTRSRFRMVQARTKIKQDVDRLVVLNFPELGKYMNLNSATAHAIFMEYPTPEELANANLKHLKNIIHKASRGSLNEDLAEQIRDEAKKSIGKHNNLGNEHELRANIRILEDYDEEIRKIEAEEKELLSEHPEPLLTIPGIGAVTGAAILAEVGDFSKFSSPDKVLAYAGLAPSRNQSGRRSGIGRSAHMEKRGSRYLRFALFNAAIFVCRYEPAYREYLAKKLNEGKHYYIAISHAAKKLVRLIYALQTTGNTYKTSAQLMLQKQINTSSDSQDIVLDI from the coding sequence ATGATCTACGTTGGAATTGATGTGTCCAAAGACAAACATGACTGCTGCATTCTTGACCCAGAGCATAAGTCCAGGTACAAGCAATTTACTATTACCAATGATTGGGAAGGCTTTGACTTTCTGCTGAAGCAGATATGCTCTTACAAACAACCGGCAGAAAACATAAAAGTAGGGCTTGAAGCCACCGGACCTTACAGCGAGAATATCACCAGATTCCTGCTGAATAACGGGCTACCAACTTATGTCTTCAATCCCATGATGACAGATCAATACAAAAAGAGTCATAGCCTTCGCAAAACTAAAACCGATCGCATTGATGCTCATTTCATAGCCTGTATGTTCATGTCCGATTTGGATCTCAAACCCTACGTTCCTAAAGAATACCACAATGAACGTCTCATGTCACTTACCAGATCTCGGTTCAGAATGGTTCAGGCAAGAACAAAGATTAAACAAGACGTGGATCGGCTTGTGGTTCTCAACTTCCCTGAACTAGGAAAATATATGAACCTGAATTCTGCTACTGCTCACGCTATATTCATGGAATATCCTACTCCCGAGGAGCTGGCAAACGCCAACTTGAAACACTTGAAAAACATTATTCACAAGGCATCCAGAGGCAGCTTAAATGAGGATTTGGCTGAACAAATTCGTGACGAGGCAAAAAAATCTATCGGTAAACACAACAATCTGGGCAATGAACATGAATTGCGGGCGAACATCCGGATTCTTGAGGACTATGATGAAGAAATTCGCAAAATCGAGGCTGAGGAAAAGGAGCTGCTGAGCGAGCATCCGGAACCTTTACTTACAATTCCTGGGATTGGTGCCGTCACAGGAGCCGCAATTTTAGCGGAAGTCGGGGATTTTTCCAAGTTCTCTTCTCCTGACAAAGTTCTAGCTTATGCCGGGCTTGCACCGTCCAGGAACCAATCAGGACGCCGAAGTGGGATAGGTCGAAGCGCCCACATGGAGAAAAGAGGGTCACGTTATCTACGATTTGCGCTCTTTAACGCAGCGATATTCGTCTGCCGGTACGAACCAGCCTACAGGGAATATTTAGCTAAGAAACTAAACGAAGGCAAGCATTACTACATAGCAATCTCTCATGCAGCCAAAAAGTTGGTACGGTTAATTTATGCACTTCAGACAACAGGAAATACATACAAAACATCTGCTCAATTAATGCTTCAAAAGCAGATAAATACTAGCTCCGATTCACAGGACATTGTACTTGACATATGA
- a CDS encoding ISL3 family transposase: MSFTNYTIQNNAECQDVFYNVFMPEDPFDDSQEIVICSEKKYTDFRCPKCGQKMYSYEPFSTYLKSFPAYPEHTRMIRFEGHRFRCSCCHATITEPIPFKYPGTRITMRASLWIETLLRNGIPANAIAKMSGIHWSTVRYVHKQLMDESLDKYEMELELTSYKPRFLAIDEFAIHKGHTYATCVMDLATGYILWVGRGRAIADFEHFFKEYDQTKLTEVKAVAMDMNASYNKLVQEHLPQAKVVYDRYHMQAQFGKEVLGVVRLDEARMHRDKANDMQEALKDASAEDKPALKERISEEKKNYRTLKKVRWPLLTNEDRLNPKSKEALQAIFAEHEDLAICYSMKEEMVALYELRDYDKALAGWKRWFKAALGSGIPALVRFAKIKLPRIDGLVNHALYPINTGKLEGFNNKIKVAKRRAYGYRDDEYFFTLIRYLSIPTVRGILPKKP, from the coding sequence GAGATTGTTATTTGCAGTGAAAAGAAATATACCGACTTCCGTTGTCCTAAATGTGGTCAGAAAATGTATTCTTACGAGCCATTTTCCACCTACTTGAAAAGTTTTCCTGCGTATCCTGAGCATACCAGGATGATCCGCTTTGAAGGGCATCGCTTCCGTTGCTCCTGCTGCCATGCAACCATCACTGAGCCTATTCCCTTTAAATATCCAGGAACTCGCATTACCATGAGAGCTTCTCTCTGGATTGAGACGCTGCTTCGTAATGGAATCCCTGCCAATGCAATTGCCAAGATGTCAGGAATTCACTGGAGCACGGTTCGCTATGTCCACAAACAGCTCATGGACGAATCTCTCGATAAATATGAAATGGAATTGGAGCTGACCTCTTACAAGCCCCGTTTCCTGGCCATCGATGAGTTTGCTATCCATAAGGGACACACCTATGCCACTTGCGTCATGGATTTAGCGACAGGTTATATTCTCTGGGTTGGCAGAGGTCGGGCGATAGCTGACTTCGAGCATTTCTTCAAGGAATATGATCAGACAAAGCTGACAGAGGTCAAGGCAGTCGCCATGGATATGAACGCTTCCTACAACAAGCTGGTACAAGAACATCTGCCGCAAGCTAAGGTCGTGTATGATCGTTACCACATGCAGGCTCAATTCGGGAAGGAAGTATTAGGTGTAGTAAGACTTGATGAGGCCAGAATGCATAGGGATAAAGCCAACGATATGCAAGAAGCATTAAAAGACGCAAGTGCTGAAGACAAGCCGGCTTTGAAAGAGCGGATATCCGAGGAAAAGAAGAACTACCGCACATTGAAGAAAGTCCGCTGGCCGTTACTCACCAATGAAGATAGGCTGAATCCTAAGAGCAAAGAAGCGTTGCAGGCCATCTTTGCAGAGCACGAGGATCTGGCAATATGTTATTCCATGAAGGAAGAGATGGTAGCCCTCTATGAATTAAGGGACTATGACAAGGCTCTTGCAGGATGGAAGCGCTGGTTTAAAGCTGCACTAGGCAGCGGGATTCCGGCCCTGGTTAGGTTTGCTAAGATTAAGCTGCCAAGGATAGACGGTCTGGTGAACCATGCCCTGTACCCGATAAACACAGGGAAGCTTGAAGGCTTCAACAACAAGATTAAAGTGGCCAAAAGAAGAGCGTACGGATACAGAGATGATGAGTACTTTTTCACGTTAATTCGCTACCTCTCAATTCCGACCGTAAGGGGTATACTCCCGAAAAAACCGTGA
- a CDS encoding autotransporter outer membrane beta-barrel domain-containing protein: MQDFTSLNQKRLARLVLLALCTSSLTFSWMNAAHADAYEEDFAFSDAQAATGGPVLYYNRQNTAGTLSIDADSVDISVMAPVNSATGSAASNVYGYEMFNASGSGAAVSISGRDGVVLSSISNPVLTTSSSANYWQTDTKEKKSVILDARNRSQISVDASDGDISLNLADEIPSDTRDGSFNLVKDFSDSYNRSKLIAVRAYGGASVSLSGKNVSISIAGKEMPDGSQYYDPLVRFQNVQGIVATSRNSEVNVTATDGNNSITLENTGYYSNRVEALTNCVYANDGSSVNLKALKGDNVLTIQPGQDTDGGRDDITIMESWGGDMNLEGINNILTLVGTKNISGGKGIHVNRSGDVHMKATQDNRISFYTPNGGANWGITTGATNGVVDVYAEKGNNIISLTSDSLTASFMGIYNDGESAVVSLTAPQGDNRILAVADEAAQNRLMEAEGVQRPNGIYYRGLQILASNGTINMDGQNNDIEVLPVRNRGDFQVYGIHFGFSFKDHMAANLTAVHDNTIYSSGTGINMEAAKSHVNMEAQQGDNKIYGGEYGIYIPNYDDVLMHAEKGSNSVTSNGTGIYSVYNSAVTMQADEKDNTVTGEENGILTDRNGSVTLDSPKGTNTVTGGESAILAQKGGNVTVNSAEGTNTIAAETTAVNMKDGGTGIVTVDGQSQISAETALLIDGTSGDSYESYRGGSINVNYSGDSSITGDISALNEGNISVTPNDQGKMTLTGNIYAADESISLENYENLSAFDAGWYSLTVGDAWQNLATAGGTVDVHLTSGSVLTGTADTGKRYAKTLAAKRISTYDEMFEKSFQKYRDAQYEYFMASYGGQPTEEALEQFNQYMENAKNSLLHTFDEDTYTSQFTADGEKYGTVNITLDDGALWDMTGSSSVTTLGGSGGTVYYENGGDALEIGTLSGSHTFAMDLDADDGSNSDMLYINNGTSDEQTLVVKNLQTLDSQMDDGEAVRFATVSNSQDEFRNGKTVGYSTYGIYRDAFTVEYRDVATDPLNTDAYNKEYNGDTTDGIRKPTTDYVNTYYIDGYDDPQNVYLVKSTEALNDGAVTPERNRDLIWRYVTDMDTFTKRDGQSQYFTDDGKRGGWVRLGYRNLGVDGVGELDGNTYELGWTTISRQNDERKHRFSASVAYGKPKGQFEGYGGNLTVRDFSVNLYDTHEYYPSAEELANKPEWKKESHAYWDNYLKYHHVKTEYDAYDHVVGTKYSGDYDQNVWNLSTEYGHKLMMNEDWFWVPQAQLQLSYLGGYDYVDSQGLHVDGDHDWSLIGRLGFDLVRDIHDSRDSKLYFKASLMHEFLDGNDVTVRYDGDRYVNEGDQSGTWGVVGLGYSSKIGKEQYFYIDAERYFGNDFERTYDIRAGINWKF; encoded by the coding sequence ATGCAAGATTTTACATCGCTGAATCAAAAGAGACTCGCGCGTCTTGTTCTTTTGGCACTTTGCACTTCGTCTTTAACGTTTTCGTGGATGAACGCGGCTCATGCCGATGCCTATGAGGAAGATTTCGCTTTTTCCGATGCACAAGCGGCTACGGGAGGGCCTGTTCTGTATTACAACAGACAGAACACGGCAGGCACTCTTTCCATTGACGCGGATTCGGTGGATATTTCCGTGATGGCGCCGGTCAACAGTGCGACAGGCAGTGCTGCGTCCAATGTGTACGGATATGAAATGTTTAACGCATCCGGCAGCGGGGCTGCTGTTTCCATTTCCGGGCGCGATGGCGTCGTGCTTTCTTCCATTTCCAATCCGGTTTTGACAACTTCCAGCAGCGCGAATTATTGGCAGACGGATACAAAGGAGAAAAAGTCCGTGATCCTGGATGCCCGGAACCGCAGCCAGATTTCGGTGGATGCATCGGACGGTGATATCTCGCTGAATCTCGCCGACGAAATTCCGTCTGACACGCGGGATGGCTCTTTCAACTTGGTGAAAGATTTTTCCGACTCCTACAATCGCTCTAAATTGATTGCAGTCCGGGCATACGGCGGTGCTTCGGTTTCTTTGAGCGGAAAGAATGTCTCTATTTCCATTGCCGGAAAGGAAATGCCGGATGGGTCCCAGTATTATGATCCTCTGGTCAGATTTCAAAATGTGCAGGGCATTGTCGCAACTTCACGGAATTCCGAGGTCAATGTGACGGCGACGGACGGTAATAACTCCATTACCCTCGAAAATACGGGCTACTATTCTAATAGGGTTGAAGCATTAACGAACTGTGTATACGCTAATGATGGTTCCTCTGTCAATTTGAAGGCCCTCAAAGGCGATAACGTCCTTACCATACAACCGGGACAGGATACCGATGGCGGAAGGGACGACATCACCATAATGGAAAGCTGGGGCGGGGATATGAACCTTGAAGGCATCAACAATATCCTCACTCTTGTCGGTACGAAGAATATAAGCGGCGGCAAAGGCATCCACGTGAATCGCAGCGGCGACGTCCACATGAAGGCAACGCAGGATAACCGAATCAGTTTTTACACGCCTAACGGCGGTGCGAACTGGGGCATCACGACAGGCGCCACGAATGGCGTGGTCGATGTCTATGCGGAAAAGGGAAACAATATTATCTCCTTGACGTCGGATTCCCTGACTGCCAGTTTCATGGGAATCTATAACGACGGAGAGAGCGCGGTGGTGTCCCTGACTGCGCCGCAGGGCGATAACCGCATTCTGGCCGTCGCCGATGAAGCGGCGCAGAATCGTCTGATGGAAGCAGAAGGCGTCCAGCGCCCCAATGGAATTTATTATAGAGGACTTCAGATTCTTGCCTCCAATGGAACCATCAATATGGATGGGCAGAATAATGATATAGAGGTTCTCCCGGTACGGAATAGGGGAGACTTCCAAGTATACGGCATCCATTTCGGTTTTTCTTTTAAAGATCATATGGCCGCCAATCTGACGGCTGTCCATGATAACACGATTTACAGCAGTGGAACAGGCATCAACATGGAGGCTGCTAAATCCCACGTTAATATGGAAGCGCAGCAAGGGGACAATAAGATCTATGGCGGAGAGTACGGCATATACATCCCTAATTATGACGATGTCCTCATGCATGCCGAGAAAGGTTCCAACTCGGTGACGAGCAATGGCACGGGCATTTATTCCGTCTATAACAGTGCTGTCACGATGCAGGCGGACGAAAAGGATAATACGGTCACCGGCGAGGAAAACGGAATCCTGACTGACAGAAACGGCAGCGTAACGCTTGACAGCCCGAAGGGCACCAACACGGTCACAGGCGGAGAAAGCGCCATCCTGGCTCAAAAGGGCGGGAATGTAACGGTAAATTCTGCTGAAGGTACCAATACGATTGCTGCCGAAACGACAGCTGTCAATATGAAAGATGGCGGGACAGGAATTGTTACCGTGGACGGCCAGTCACAGATCAGCGCAGAGACAGCTCTGCTGATTGACGGTACTTCGGGTGATTCCTACGAAAGTTACAGGGGCGGCTCCATTAACGTCAACTATAGCGGCGACAGCTCGATTACGGGCGATATTTCGGCCCTGAACGAGGGCAACATTTCCGTCACTCCGAATGATCAGGGCAAAATGACCCTTACGGGAAATATCTATGCAGCCGACGAGTCTATTTCTCTTGAAAATTACGAGAACCTGTCCGCTTTTGATGCAGGTTGGTACTCTCTTACGGTAGGAGACGCATGGCAAAATCTGGCGACCGCAGGTGGAACAGTGGATGTACATCTTACCAGCGGAAGCGTTCTGACCGGCACCGCCGATACGGGCAAACGCTACGCCAAAACGCTGGCGGCCAAAAGAATTTCCACGTATGATGAGATGTTCGAAAAATCCTTCCAGAAATACAGGGATGCTCAGTATGAATATTTTATGGCATCGTATGGAGGACAGCCGACGGAAGAGGCCTTGGAACAGTTCAATCAGTACATGGAAAATGCGAAAAATTCGCTGCTTCACACCTTTGATGAAGACACCTACACTTCTCAATTTACGGCTGACGGTGAAAAATACGGTACCGTCAACATTACCCTTGATGACGGCGCCCTGTGGGATATGACGGGTTCTTCTTCTGTCACGACCCTCGGCGGCAGCGGCGGTACGGTGTACTATGAAAACGGCGGCGACGCCCTCGAAATCGGGACGCTGTCCGGCAGCCATACCTTTGCCATGGACCTTGATGCGGACGACGGTTCGAACAGCGACATGCTCTACATAAACAACGGTACATCAGATGAACAGACCCTCGTTGTCAAGAACCTGCAGACGCTGGACAGCCAGATGGACGATGGGGAAGCGGTTCGCTTTGCCACGGTCAGCAACTCTCAGGATGAATTCCGCAACGGCAAGACCGTCGGCTACTCGACGTATGGTATCTACCGGGATGCCTTTACAGTTGAGTATCGGGACGTGGCCACAGATCCGCTCAATACAGATGCCTACAACAAAGAATATAACGGCGATACGACGGACGGAATTCGCAAACCGACGACAGACTATGTGAATACCTATTACATCGACGGTTACGATGACCCGCAGAACGTCTACCTCGTGAAATCGACTGAAGCTTTGAACGATGGTGCAGTCACACCGGAACGCAATCGCGACCTTATCTGGCGCTACGTGACGGATATGGATACGTTTACGAAACGCGATGGGCAGTCCCAGTACTTTACGGACGACGGCAAGCGCGGCGGCTGGGTACGCCTGGGCTATCGCAACCTGGGCGTCGACGGCGTCGGCGAACTCGACGGCAATACGTATGAACTGGGGTGGACGACGATTTCCCGCCAGAATGACGAGCGGAAACATCGTTTCAGTGCGTCCGTGGCCTATGGCAAGCCGAAAGGCCAGTTTGAAGGCTACGGCGGGAATCTCACCGTACGCGATTTTTCCGTGAACCTCTACGATACGCACGAATACTATCCGTCCGCCGAGGAGCTTGCCAACAAACCGGAATGGAAGAAAGAGTCCCATGCTTACTGGGATAACTATCTGAAGTACCATCATGTGAAGACCGAATACGATGCCTATGATCACGTCGTGGGCACGAAGTATTCCGGCGATTACGACCAGAACGTATGGAACCTCTCCACGGAATACGGGCATAAGCTGATGATGAACGAAGACTGGTTCTGGGTACCGCAGGCACAGCTGCAGCTGTCTTATCTCGGCGGTTACGACTATGTAGACTCCCAGGGCCTCCACGTCGATGGCGACCACGACTGGAGCCTTATTGGAAGACTGGGCTTTGATCTCGTCCGTGATATCCATGACAGCCGCGACAGCAAGCTGTATTTTAAGGCCTCTCTCATGCACGAATTCCTCGACGGCAACGATGTTACCGTCCGTTACGACGGCGACCGCTATGTGAATGAAGGCGACCAGAGCGGCACGTGGGGCGTCGTAGGGTTAGGTTATAGTAGTAAGATCGGCAAGGAGCAGTACTTCTATATTGACGCGGAAAGGTACTTTGGCAACGACTTTGAGAGGACGTACGATATTCGGGCTGGGATCAACTGGAAGTTTTAG